One genomic segment of Catalinimonas alkaloidigena includes these proteins:
- a CDS encoding COX15/CtaA family protein, whose amino-acid sequence MRLKPNITFYRRLSLITLASVYFLIFVGGVVRSTGSGMGCPDWPKCFGQWVPPTTIDDLPENYKEIYAEQRAVKNTRFTTYLDALGFSNLADEIRNDDSILVEANFNVTKTWTEYLNRLVGVIVGFLILATFVISISFIGTNPKIFIVSLLSLVAVGFQGWIGSIVVSTNLLQWMITVHMLLALIILALLTYQYVLARTDKQVSRTFAPSKLINLILLVLITLTVVQVVMGTQVREEVDLVAEKMNFTSREAWIDQLGSTFYFHRSFSLLIVLAHIYLLFRVVKYYGNQGNLMNNTLVLLIVILAEVFTGVIMAYFAIPRLAQPLHLLFASLVFGIQLYIWMKIQVGGANVNVRFSHNKDEVINNDSHQVYS is encoded by the coding sequence ATGAGGCTAAAGCCTAACATAACATTCTACAGGAGGCTAAGCTTAATCACCTTAGCCTCCGTTTATTTTCTGATATTCGTTGGAGGAGTAGTCAGAAGTACTGGCTCCGGTATGGGATGTCCGGACTGGCCTAAATGTTTTGGGCAATGGGTGCCTCCAACAACTATAGATGATTTGCCTGAAAACTATAAAGAGATCTATGCTGAGCAAAGAGCAGTTAAAAATACACGCTTTACGACTTATCTAGATGCTTTAGGTTTTTCAAATCTGGCTGATGAAATTAGAAATGACGATAGTATTTTGGTAGAGGCTAACTTTAATGTTACAAAAACCTGGACCGAATATCTTAACCGTTTAGTAGGTGTAATAGTAGGTTTTTTGATATTGGCTACTTTTGTTATTTCTATTAGTTTTATTGGTACAAACCCAAAAATTTTTATCGTTTCTCTACTTTCGTTAGTCGCTGTTGGCTTTCAGGGATGGATAGGATCAATTGTAGTATCAACAAATTTACTACAGTGGATGATTACTGTACATATGCTTTTAGCGCTAATCATATTAGCATTATTGACCTATCAATATGTACTTGCTAGAACGGACAAGCAAGTTTCGCGTACATTTGCACCATCCAAGCTCATTAACCTCATTTTACTGGTGCTGATTACTCTTACTGTTGTACAGGTTGTTATGGGAACTCAAGTACGGGAAGAGGTAGATCTCGTAGCGGAAAAGATGAATTTTACATCCAGAGAGGCCTGGATAGACCAGTTAGGAAGCACCTTCTATTTTCATAGATCTTTTTCTTTGCTCATCGTTTTAGCCCATATTTATCTCCTCTTCAGAGTAGTGAAATATTATGGTAATCAGGGAAACTTAATGAATAATACTTTGGTATTGTTAATAGTCATTTTAGCTGAAGTTTTTACGGGAGTAATTATGGCTTATTTTGCAATACCACGTTTGGCTCAACCTCTACATTTATTATTTGCCTCACTGGTATTTGGTATCCAACTTTATATTTGGATGAAAATTCAAGTGGGTGGGGCAAATGTTAATGTCCGATTTTCTCATAATAAAGATGAAGTAATTAATAATGATAGCCACCAGGTCTACAGTTAA
- the cyoE gene encoding heme o synthase, with amino-acid sequence MIATRSTVKFGINELREKLSAYVALMKFRLSFLVAFSSAFGYVLASQGPIDFFTLAVLSLAGFLISGASITINQIIERDLDKLMSRTKNRPLPTNKVSIAEASLFALLNATAGLWMLLQFTNILTAGLSLLSLIAYSFVYTPLKRVGPVAVLVGAFPGALPPLLGWVAYSGQIGPEALVLFGIQFIWQFPHFWAIAWVADEDYKKAGFKLLPSGGGKDLKTAVQIMTYALFLIPLGLLPLKFGITGIDSAIVATLCGALFLFQTFRLMVDCSRKSALKIMFGSFIYLPVVQIAFLLDKI; translated from the coding sequence ATGATAGCCACCAGGTCTACAGTTAAGTTTGGAATCAACGAATTACGTGAAAAGTTAAGTGCGTACGTAGCGCTAATGAAGTTTAGACTTTCATTTTTGGTTGCCTTTTCTTCAGCATTTGGTTATGTGTTAGCAAGTCAGGGCCCGATTGATTTCTTCACACTTGCGGTTTTGAGTTTAGCCGGCTTCCTTATATCAGGTGCTTCTATAACTATCAACCAGATTATAGAGAGAGATTTGGATAAGTTGATGAGCAGAACAAAAAACAGACCGCTCCCTACTAATAAGGTAAGCATAGCAGAAGCAAGTCTATTTGCGCTTCTTAATGCGACTGCCGGACTTTGGATGTTATTACAATTCACCAATATATTAACTGCGGGCTTATCCTTACTTTCTTTGATAGCATACAGTTTTGTGTATACTCCCTTAAAGAGAGTAGGCCCAGTGGCTGTTTTAGTTGGTGCTTTTCCTGGTGCTTTGCCTCCACTTTTAGGGTGGGTTGCATATAGTGGCCAAATAGGGCCAGAAGCTTTGGTATTATTTGGCATTCAGTTTATTTGGCAATTTCCTCACTTCTGGGCAATCGCTTGGGTTGCAGATGAGGATTATAAAAAGGCTGGGTTTAAACTCTTACCTTCAGGAGGAGGGAAAGATCTAAAAACAGCTGTCCAAATTATGACTTATGCGCTTTTCTTAATCCCGTTAGGATTATTACCTCTGAAATTTGGGATCACAGGTATTGATTCGGCAATTGTTGCTACCCTTTGCGGAGCATTATTTCTATTCCAGACATTTCGTTTGATGGTGGATTGTTCACGAAAATCCGCATTGAAGATAATGTTTGGCTCATTTATCTATTTGCCTGTTGTGCAGATAGCATTTCTCTTGGATAAAATTTAG
- a CDS encoding cytochrome c oxidase subunit 3, with amino-acid sequence MENKIDIDNLNIRSIEEPRQTLSMHPKKFALWLFIVTVVMIFAALTSAYIVRQSEGNWLDFELPQRLYITSAIIFLSSISMHWAYASARKDNLGSLKVSMSLTAILGLAFLVGQVLSWQDMVAMDVYFVGNPAGSFLYVLTGLHGLHILSGVIFLLVVLVNAFRYKVHAKSMDQIEMCATYWHFLDGLWLYLFIFLLLNH; translated from the coding sequence ATGGAAAATAAGATAGATATAGATAACCTTAATATACGATCTATAGAAGAACCCAGGCAGACGCTTTCAATGCATCCAAAAAAGTTTGCATTGTGGCTATTTATTGTGACTGTAGTAATGATATTTGCCGCACTGACTAGTGCTTATATCGTGCGTCAATCAGAAGGTAACTGGCTTGATTTTGAATTACCACAAAGACTATATATTACTTCAGCAATTATTTTTCTTAGTAGTATCAGTATGCACTGGGCATATGCATCTGCCAGAAAAGATAATCTTGGAAGCTTAAAGGTAAGTATGAGCTTAACTGCTATATTAGGTTTAGCTTTTTTGGTTGGGCAGGTACTTTCCTGGCAGGATATGGTGGCAATGGATGTTTATTTTGTTGGTAATCCCGCTGGTTCTTTTCTTTATGTCCTGACAGGACTTCATGGATTACACATACTTAGTGGTGTAATATTTCTTTTGGTTGTATTAGTAAATGCTTTCCGTTACAAAGTTCACGCAAAGAGCATGGACCAAATAGAAATGTGTGCAACTTATTGGCACTTTTTAGATGGACTTTGGCTCTATTTATTCATATTTTTGCTCCTTAATCATTAA
- a CDS encoding cytochrome c oxidase subunit 3: MATTATSVDEVKQKNIWNGGVSPLKASYGKLMMWFFLLSDAFSFSSLLISYGLIRYSYPAYTGEVENFEFSQEYWPIPEKVFEAVPFLHGVELPLVFVGIMTFILILSSVTMVLAVEAGHRMDRKAVVKWMLWTLIGGITFLGCQAWEWSHFIHGTDAGGLFPDGSVFFGANLMQNQYGPPLFASLFFFITGFHGFHVFSGVVLNFIIFYQAAVGVMEKRGHYEMVEKVGLYWHFVDLVWVFVFTFFYLI; encoded by the coding sequence ATGGCTACAACTGCAACAAGCGTAGATGAAGTAAAGCAGAAGAATATCTGGAATGGGGGGGTATCACCTCTAAAAGCCAGCTATGGAAAACTAATGATGTGGTTTTTCCTCTTATCTGATGCCTTCTCTTTTTCATCACTACTTATTTCTTACGGACTAATCAGATATTCATATCCTGCTTATACAGGAGAAGTTGAAAATTTTGAATTCTCACAGGAGTACTGGCCTATTCCTGAAAAAGTTTTTGAAGCTGTACCTTTCCTGCATGGAGTAGAACTCCCACTGGTATTTGTAGGTATCATGACTTTCATTTTGATTTTAAGTAGTGTAACGATGGTACTTGCTGTTGAAGCTGGGCATAGGATGGACCGTAAAGCTGTGGTGAAGTGGATGCTCTGGACTTTAATTGGTGGAATTACTTTCTTGGGCTGTCAGGCATGGGAATGGTCACACTTCATACATGGTACTGATGCAGGCGGTTTGTTTCCTGATGGTTCTGTATTTTTTGGTGCCAATTTAATGCAAAATCAATATGGGCCACCTCTTTTTGCCTCTCTATTCTTCTTTATTACAGGATTTCATGGATTCCATGTATTTAGTGGAGTAGTTCTTAACTTTATTATTTTCTATCAGGCAGCAGTTGGGGTTATGGAGAAAAGAGGTCATTATGAAATGGTAGAGAAAGTAGGGTTATACTGGCACTTTGTTGACTTGGTATGGGTATTTGTATTTACATTTTTCTATTTGATATAA
- a CDS encoding cytochrome C oxidase subunit IV family protein, which produces MGELDETSSVAYQPADKSKIRKLWMIALILAIVTAIEFVLATVLPRGPLLYFTFVALTIVKAFYIVAEFMHLKGEVKTLIWSILIPIIFVVWLIIALLAEGASIFELKF; this is translated from the coding sequence ATGGGTGAATTAGACGAAACCAGTTCCGTAGCCTATCAACCGGCGGATAAAAGTAAAATCAGAAAACTCTGGATGATTGCTCTGATCTTAGCAATTGTGACCGCAATTGAATTTGTACTGGCTACTGTACTTCCCAGAGGACCGTTATTATACTTTACATTCGTAGCACTTACGATAGTAAAAGCATTTTATATTGTTGCTGAATTTATGCACCTGAAAGGTGAAGTCAAGACATTAATTTGGTCAATATTAATTCCTATCATTTTTGTTGTTTGGCTAATTATTGCTTTGTTGGCTGAAGGAGCATCTATCTTTGAGTTAAAGTTCTAA
- a CDS encoding SCO family protein: MDNKLKTGILLLTLAIPVFIWLFLKFFGNNNFELPVYYTEGITTVAHCTSNTSPHTLPDFQMQKANGESFSSKVLEDKILLSFFLPDRCAENCELALEMLANIQSVFSQEQAFQILVIANGQYTTDELMSLKSRFNAVTGKWNFIQGDSQKVDHLKKCGFVLSSDQENTLILTDSSQRIRGYYNGIDPEDIDRLKGEIKILAYMQEIAYHD; this comes from the coding sequence ATGGACAATAAACTGAAGACCGGTATTCTGCTTCTAACGTTAGCGATACCGGTTTTTATTTGGCTTTTTCTTAAGTTTTTTGGTAACAATAACTTTGAGTTACCTGTCTATTATACTGAAGGGATAACTACGGTTGCTCATTGCACCTCTAACACTTCACCTCATACTTTACCGGATTTTCAGATGCAAAAAGCTAATGGTGAAAGTTTTAGTTCAAAAGTCCTTGAGGATAAGATATTGTTAAGTTTCTTTTTACCAGACCGTTGTGCCGAAAATTGTGAGTTGGCTCTTGAAATGTTAGCCAATATTCAAAGTGTTTTTTCACAGGAACAAGCATTTCAAATCTTAGTTATTGCAAATGGACAGTACACTACTGATGAGCTTATGTCTTTAAAGAGTCGTTTTAATGCTGTTACTGGGAAGTGGAATTTCATACAAGGTGACAGTCAAAAGGTTGATCATTTAAAAAAATGTGGGTTTGTATTATCATCAGATCAAGAAAACACATTGATCCTTACGGATTCATCACAGAGAATCAGAGGTTATTACAACGGAATTGACCCGGAAGATATTGACAGGTTAAAAGGAGAAATTAAAATTTTAGCGTACATGCAAGAAATTGCTTACCATGATTAA
- a CDS encoding DUF420 domain-containing protein: protein MINKAKENNYLALIGILSVAIPVIVAVLMFSPTKLGLDSDWVDFLPHLNGLINTATSFALIAGLIFIKQKKIKYHKTAMLTAFVLGSIFLISYVIYHSSSASTIYGDVNGNGVLESVEAEQLGVMRMVYLGVLISHIILAAIVVPFVLFALYYALTDKLVKHRKVVRFAFPIWLYVSITGVIVYLMISPYY, encoded by the coding sequence ATGATTAATAAAGCCAAAGAAAACAACTATCTGGCGCTTATAGGTATACTTTCAGTTGCGATACCTGTAATAGTGGCTGTACTTATGTTTTCGCCAACGAAGCTGGGACTAGATAGTGACTGGGTTGATTTTTTGCCTCATCTAAATGGACTGATTAACACTGCTACTTCTTTTGCTTTGATAGCGGGTTTAATCTTTATTAAACAGAAGAAGATTAAATACCACAAAACAGCTATGTTAACAGCTTTCGTGTTAGGTTCAATCTTTTTGATATCGTATGTGATATACCATTCAAGCTCAGCATCAACGATATATGGAGACGTGAACGGAAATGGAGTCCTGGAAAGTGTGGAAGCGGAGCAATTAGGTGTTATGAGAATGGTATATTTGGGAGTACTCATATCTCATATAATTTTAGCAGCGATAGTGGTCCCATTCGTATTATTTGCACTGTATTACGCATTAACTGATAAGCTAGTGAAGCACCGTAAAGTGGTTCGTTTTGCATTTCCTATCTGGTTATATGTGTCCATTACTGGTGTGATTGTTTATTTGATGATTAGTCCTTATTATTAG
- a CDS encoding DUF983 domain-containing protein, producing the protein MPNKTLLYALLNHKCPRCRQGDLFKYSLFEKPLHFTATNKTCPHCQLIFEREPGFFFGAMYVSYALTMGVLLSTAFILYNVFGDPELWVYIVTVPSIVLLLLPVIFRYSRTIYLHGFGGISYNNKYQGSAD; encoded by the coding sequence ATGCCAAACAAAACACTGCTTTACGCTTTACTAAATCATAAATGTCCCCGATGTAGACAGGGAGATCTTTTTAAATATAGCCTGTTTGAAAAGCCTCTTCATTTTACTGCAACCAATAAAACTTGTCCTCATTGTCAATTAATTTTTGAGCGTGAACCAGGGTTTTTTTTCGGTGCTATGTACGTAAGCTATGCCCTTACCATGGGGGTATTACTCAGTACTGCTTTTATACTATACAATGTTTTCGGAGATCCTGAACTTTGGGTCTATATCGTCACAGTACCATCAATTGTTTTGCTTCTATTACCTGTTATATTTCGCTACTCACGAACGATTTATCTTCATGGCTTTGGAGGAATAAGCTATAATAATAAGTACCAGGGCTCAGCTGATTAA
- a CDS encoding sensor histidine kinase translates to MKLDPTLFQFFKIKKLSLFTALLLLLFALVLRLFFIGGFRSESQYHRDISNNVESALNEVESESEDIRDEIVNMDSLMFSNFDESRAYPYYVFQDGRLLYWSDYRQVPNYKDLRGYYTYQYRNLEGGSFVIRRDTVTHKNDKLEYFILLPIYYENKINNKYISSGYNTNIFPQGAVAVSPKINNKENLISYEGEPIFSVELNKPARGYREHKTAKSFQTLLSVLIIFSIILVLFNVFRSVHYNITKKHYDIAITLVMLSLLGLRFMMLYFEFPYSIMPLRLFDGRFYASSGLNPSLGDLLLNSLSLLLILFYLFLYYRRLILYQQLFLLKPKLISGIVVFLIVAGVYALHIHYYTIKSIYFNSQWTLDITESLDFSSLKIISLAIFVINTVSFFLFAHIIFRTFISLIPRSFLEMKWLVIIAGTLLGTSYLVWSAPTLPIILVSIFYLSLLYTFQFPRYLTRLSYITFLYLFSCALISGITGALAAYDINQVDTLDNKQKFANQLLVDNDVLGEYLLDEVAEKIKEDRFIKNRIYNTLASKEAIRQKINRIYLSNYFDRYDIDIYLFNSRGIPLENADTSNYKQFVKITDDIRFETEYDNIFFINEASDQRISQGAPKRYINLIELEDFNTTIGYIVIDLSLKRFIPNRVYPELLIDRRYLQSYPSNDYDYAIFNGEGELTYSNGDDVPFLNLNGYNFKQNVDNDKTIKRGGFDYLIVKGKVNEYIVIVSETYAFINLVSNFSFLFLLLVFTILIVLGGYSVYFLLKNENLNFATKIQLYLNAAFFMPLLALSITTLSVISKSYSEEVDSEYLKKAEQIGRNIIDILDNYFQGELSDDVLANTLSQMSKYAETDANIFDIEGKLIATSQPLIYEDSLLSSYINPRAIANIKESENNKLVLEESVGSLSYKSSYIGLKSENTGELMGMLSLPFFESRSQLEEQVIQVLTNIMNIFTMVFIVFLIISYLASILLTYPLKYITQKIKRTSLADYNEPLSWDANDEIGLMIGEYNKMLVKLEASKAALARSEKESAWREMAKQVAHEIKNPLTPMKLSLQHLKRKLQVDFKKGMDATEVVEMGKPFDNLLHQIDTLSDIASSFSDFAKMPTPKSEYFDFAALVNKITGLYTEEEGNYISLCVQEGNYAIVSDQQLMGRILSNLIINARQSIPKDRTPKIDIHLQQVGRDKLILKVSDNGTGIAKEIQHKVFLPNFSTKYAGSGIGLAITKRGIEHAGGRIAFDTQEGKGTTFFIELPLAIDQESVSFKE, encoded by the coding sequence ATGAAGCTGGATCCAACATTATTTCAATTCTTTAAAATCAAGAAGCTGTCATTATTTACAGCGCTTTTGCTTTTACTTTTTGCCTTGGTTTTAAGATTATTTTTTATTGGAGGATTTAGAAGTGAGTCCCAGTATCATCGTGATATCTCAAATAACGTAGAAAGTGCTTTAAATGAAGTAGAATCTGAGTCAGAAGATATCCGGGATGAGATAGTAAATATGGACAGCCTGATGTTTAGTAATTTTGATGAATCCAGGGCCTATCCTTACTATGTATTTCAAGATGGGAGACTTCTTTACTGGTCGGATTATCGGCAAGTTCCAAATTACAAAGACTTAAGGGGATACTATACATATCAATATCGCAATCTGGAAGGTGGCAGCTTTGTTATTCGCAGAGATACTGTAACACATAAAAATGATAAGCTTGAGTATTTTATACTGTTACCTATTTATTATGAAAACAAAATTAATAATAAGTACATCAGTTCAGGATACAATACCAACATTTTCCCTCAAGGTGCAGTAGCAGTTAGCCCCAAAATTAATAATAAAGAAAATCTCATTTCTTATGAGGGCGAACCCATTTTTTCAGTAGAACTCAATAAACCTGCAAGAGGATATAGAGAGCATAAAACCGCTAAGTCCTTTCAAACGCTGCTGAGTGTTCTTATTATATTTTCAATAATACTGGTTTTGTTCAATGTATTCCGCAGTGTTCATTACAACATCACAAAGAAGCATTACGATATCGCTATTACGCTTGTGATGCTGAGCCTTTTAGGGCTACGGTTTATGATGTTATATTTTGAGTTTCCATATAGCATAATGCCCCTTAGATTATTTGATGGAAGGTTTTATGCTTCATCGGGTCTTAACCCATCACTGGGCGACTTACTTCTCAACTCACTCAGCTTACTTCTGATCCTTTTTTATCTCTTTCTATATTACAGGAGGCTTATATTATACCAACAATTGTTTCTACTCAAGCCCAAACTGATTTCCGGTATAGTAGTGTTCCTTATTGTTGCGGGAGTATATGCCCTACATATTCATTATTATACAATTAAATCCATCTACTTCAATTCGCAGTGGACCCTTGATATCACTGAAAGCCTTGATTTTTCATCACTCAAAATTATTAGCCTTGCAATTTTCGTAATCAATACTGTAAGTTTTTTTCTATTTGCACACATTATCTTTCGTACTTTTATTAGCCTGATACCTCGTTCTTTTCTTGAAATGAAGTGGTTGGTAATTATAGCAGGAACATTACTTGGAACCAGTTACCTGGTTTGGAGCGCACCTACATTACCAATCATCCTTGTCAGCATCTTTTACCTCTCACTTTTATACACCTTTCAGTTTCCAAGGTATTTAACCAGGCTAAGCTATATCACTTTTTTGTATCTCTTCAGCTGTGCACTGATTAGTGGCATTACTGGGGCACTAGCGGCATATGATATCAACCAGGTTGACACTTTGGATAATAAACAGAAATTCGCCAATCAGTTACTGGTAGATAATGACGTTTTAGGAGAGTATCTGCTGGATGAAGTTGCTGAAAAAATTAAAGAAGACAGGTTTATTAAAAACCGTATTTACAATACACTTGCGTCAAAAGAAGCTATCCGACAAAAGATCAACCGTATCTATCTTAGTAATTACTTTGACCGATATGATATAGACATTTACCTGTTTAACAGCAGAGGAATTCCTTTAGAAAACGCAGATACGAGTAATTACAAACAGTTTGTAAAGATCACTGATGATATTCGCTTTGAGACAGAATATGACAATATATTTTTCATTAACGAAGCCAGTGATCAGCGTATTTCGCAGGGCGCCCCCAAACGATACATTAACCTGATAGAACTAGAAGATTTTAATACTACTATTGGCTACATAGTTATTGATTTATCTCTAAAGCGTTTCATACCCAATCGCGTTTATCCGGAATTACTCATTGACAGAAGGTATCTACAGTCATATCCCAGTAACGATTATGATTATGCTATTTTCAACGGTGAGGGAGAGTTAACCTATAGCAATGGGGATGACGTACCTTTTCTGAATCTCAATGGATATAATTTTAAACAAAATGTAGATAATGATAAGACAATAAAGAGAGGAGGCTTTGATTATCTGATTGTGAAAGGTAAGGTAAATGAATACATCGTGATTGTTTCCGAAACCTATGCTTTTATCAATTTAGTATCTAATTTTTCATTTCTTTTTCTGCTGCTCGTATTCACAATACTTATCGTACTAGGAGGCTATTCAGTATATTTTTTATTAAAAAATGAGAACTTAAACTTTGCGACCAAAATACAGCTCTACCTGAATGCGGCTTTTTTCATGCCATTATTAGCACTAAGCATCACTACATTAAGTGTAATTAGTAAATCATACAGTGAGGAAGTTGACTCCGAATATTTAAAGAAAGCTGAGCAGATCGGCAGAAATATTATTGATATACTTGACAACTATTTTCAGGGTGAATTGAGTGATGATGTACTGGCAAACACACTTTCGCAAATGTCTAAGTATGCGGAGACCGATGCTAATATTTTTGACATAGAGGGAAAACTGATTGCAACCTCACAGCCGCTGATTTATGAAGATAGCTTGCTTTCTTCTTATATAAACCCCAGGGCTATTGCTAATATCAAGGAAAGTGAAAACAATAAACTTGTCCTGGAAGAGTCGGTAGGAAGTCTTTCTTATAAGTCCTCTTATATCGGGCTAAAATCAGAAAACACCGGTGAGCTTATGGGAATGTTAAGTTTACCTTTTTTTGAATCCAGGAGTCAACTGGAAGAGCAGGTGATTCAGGTCTTAACGAATATTATGAACATCTTTACGATGGTATTTATCGTGTTCCTGATCATTTCCTATCTCGCCTCCATACTACTCACATATCCTCTCAAATATATTACTCAGAAAATTAAGCGAACATCGCTTGCTGATTATAACGAACCACTCTCATGGGATGCCAATGATGAAATTGGACTTATGATAGGAGAGTACAATAAAATGCTGGTAAAGCTGGAAGCGAGTAAGGCTGCACTAGCAAGAAGCGAAAAAGAATCTGCCTGGAGGGAAATGGCAAAACAGGTAGCCCATGAAATTAAAAATCCTTTAACTCCTATGAAACTAAGTTTACAGCATTTAAAGCGTAAACTTCAGGTAGATTTCAAAAAAGGGATGGATGCAACTGAAGTGGTAGAAATGGGAAAGCCTTTTGACAACCTGCTACACCAGATCGATACATTAAGTGATATCGCCAGTTCATTTTCTGACTTTGCCAAAATGCCTACTCCAAAGAGTGAGTACTTTGATTTTGCTGCATTGGTAAATAAAATTACAGGCTTATATACAGAAGAAGAAGGTAACTACATTAGCTTATGTGTTCAGGAGGGCAATTATGCCATTGTTAGTGACCAGCAACTGATGGGGCGTATTTTGAGCAACCTGATTATCAATGCCCGGCAGTCTATTCCCAAAGATCGAACCCCTAAAATTGATATTCATCTTCAGCAGGTAGGGCGTGATAAATTGATTTTGAAAGTTAGTGATAATGGCACCGGTATCGCCAAGGAAATTCAGCATAAAGTTTTTTTGCCAAATTTTAGTACTAAATACGCAGGTTCAGGTATAGGACTGGCAATTACCAAAAGAGGGATAGAGCATGCCGGAGGACGTATTGCATTTGATACACAGGAAGGAAAAGGCACTACCTTTTTTATTGAGCTTCCTCTCGCCATTGATCAGGAGTCTGTGAGCTTCAAAGAATGA